The proteins below come from a single Xiphophorus couchianus chromosome 20, X_couchianus-1.0, whole genome shotgun sequence genomic window:
- the cidec gene encoding cell death activator CIDE-3 isoform X1 has translation MSASAHMDYAMKSLSLLTPSSLSKVVTSSVSASASMTTQLLSGRTLRPKPFRVTNADRSVKKGIMAETLLDLMSKVSDSFSLQCVSALVLDEDGTGVEIEEFFQTLPENTVLMVLEKGQKWSLHPNSPSRLQTIECLQKCRTDVAKLTFDLYKNNPKDFIGCLNVKATLYGAYTVSYDLRCYAAKKMLKEALRWTIFSMQATGHILLGSSCYIEQLLEEEERAEKRLALPQESRMRQLHSMLLGKSSY, from the exons at GTCTGCATCCGCTCACATGGATTATGCCATGAAGTCTCTCAGTCTTCTGACTCCATCCTCCCTGTCAAA ggttgTGACGTCCAGCGTCTCGGCCAGCGCCTCCATGACCACCCAGCTGCTTTCGGGTCGAACGCTTCGACCAAAACCCTTTAGGGTAACGAATGCGGACCGCAGCGTGAAGAAGGGAATTATGGCAGAGACACTTCTAGACCTGATGAGTAAG GTCAGCGACTCTTTCAGTCTGCAGTGTGTCAGCGCCTTGGTTCTGGACGAGGACGGCACCGGCGTGGAAATTGAGGAGTTCTTCCAAACGCTGCCGGAGAACacggttctgatggttctggagAAGGGACAAAAGTGGAGTCTACATCCT AACAGCCCCTCCAGACTTCAGACCATCGAGTGCCTACAGAAGTGCCGCACAGATGTGGCCAAACTGACCTTCGACCTATACAAAAACAACCCCAAGGATTTCATTGGCTGCCTTAATGTGAAAGCGACGCTCTACGGCGCTTACACTGTGTCCTACGACCTGCGATGCTACGCAGCCAAAAAGATGCTCAA GGAGGCTCTGCGATGGACCATCTTCTCCATGCAGGCCACAGGCCACATCCTGCTGGGCTCCTCCTGCTACATtgagcagctgctggaggaagaggagcgtgCCGAGAAGAGGCTGGCGCTGCCGCAGGAGAGCCGTATGCGGCAGCTCCATAGCATGCTGCTGGGGAAGAGCTCctactga
- the cidec gene encoding cell death activator CIDE-3 isoform X2, whose product MDYAMKSLSLLTPSSLSKVVTSSVSASASMTTQLLSGRTLRPKPFRVTNADRSVKKGIMAETLLDLMSKVSDSFSLQCVSALVLDEDGTGVEIEEFFQTLPENTVLMVLEKGQKWSLHPNSPSRLQTIECLQKCRTDVAKLTFDLYKNNPKDFIGCLNVKATLYGAYTVSYDLRCYAAKKMLKEALRWTIFSMQATGHILLGSSCYIEQLLEEEERAEKRLALPQESRMRQLHSMLLGKSSY is encoded by the exons ATGGATTATGCCATGAAGTCTCTCAGTCTTCTGACTCCATCCTCCCTGTCAAA ggttgTGACGTCCAGCGTCTCGGCCAGCGCCTCCATGACCACCCAGCTGCTTTCGGGTCGAACGCTTCGACCAAAACCCTTTAGGGTAACGAATGCGGACCGCAGCGTGAAGAAGGGAATTATGGCAGAGACACTTCTAGACCTGATGAGTAAG GTCAGCGACTCTTTCAGTCTGCAGTGTGTCAGCGCCTTGGTTCTGGACGAGGACGGCACCGGCGTGGAAATTGAGGAGTTCTTCCAAACGCTGCCGGAGAACacggttctgatggttctggagAAGGGACAAAAGTGGAGTCTACATCCT AACAGCCCCTCCAGACTTCAGACCATCGAGTGCCTACAGAAGTGCCGCACAGATGTGGCCAAACTGACCTTCGACCTATACAAAAACAACCCCAAGGATTTCATTGGCTGCCTTAATGTGAAAGCGACGCTCTACGGCGCTTACACTGTGTCCTACGACCTGCGATGCTACGCAGCCAAAAAGATGCTCAA GGAGGCTCTGCGATGGACCATCTTCTCCATGCAGGCCACAGGCCACATCCTGCTGGGCTCCTCCTGCTACATtgagcagctgctggaggaagaggagcgtgCCGAGAAGAGGCTGGCGCTGCCGCAGGAGAGCCGTATGCGGCAGCTCCATAGCATGCTGCTGGGGAAGAGCTCctactga
- the LOC114135091 gene encoding tubulin beta-4B chain-like, protein MREILHLQAGQCGNQIGAKFWEVISDEHGIDPTGVYHGDSDLQLDRINVYYNEASGGKYVPRAVLVDLEPGTMDSVRSGPFGQVFRPDNFVFGQSGAGNNWAKGHYTEGAELVDSVLDVVRKEAEGCDCLQGFQLTHSLGGGTGSGMGTLLISKIREEYPDRIMNTFSVVPSPKVSDTVVEPYNATLSVHQLVENTDETFCIDNEALYDICFRTLKLTTPTYGDLNHLVSATMSGVTTCLRFPGQLNADLRKLAVNMVPFPRLHFFMPGFAPLTSRGSQQYRALTVPELTMQMFDAKNMMAACDPRHGRYLTVAAIFRGRMSMKEVDEQMLNVQNKNSSYFVEWIPNNVKTAVCDIPPRGLKMSATFIGNSTAIQELFKRISEQFTAMFRRKAFLHWYTGEGMDEMEFTEAESNMNDLVSEYQQYQDATAEEEGEFEEEGEEDMA, encoded by the exons ATGAGGGAAATTCTTCATCTTCAAGCTGGTCAATGTGGCAACCAGATTGGTGCAAAA TTCTGGGAGGTAATAAGTGACGAACATGGCATTGATCCAACCGGGGTGTACCACGGAGACAGCGACCTGCAGCTCGACCGGATCAACGTTTATTACAACGAGGCTTCAG GTGGAAAATACGTCCCTCGTGCTGTGCTGGTTGACTTAGAGCCAGGCACCATGGACTCTGTGAGGTCTGGGCCTTTTGGCCAAGTGTTTAGACctgacaattttgtttttg GTCAGAGTGGTGCTGGTAATAACTGGGCTAAGGGCCATTACACCGAAGGAGCTGAGCTGGTGGACTCAGTCCTGGATGTGGTGAGAAAGGAGGCAGAGGGCTGCGACTGTCTGCAGGGATTCCAGCTCACCCACTCCCTGGGAGGAGGCACCGGCTCCGGCATGGGCACACTCCTCATCAGCAAGATCCGAGAGGAGTACCCAGACCGCATCATGAACACGTTCAGCGTGGTGCCGTCACCCAAG GTGTCGGACACCGTGGTGGAGCCCTACAACGCCACCCTGTCCGTCCACCAGCTGGTGGAGAACACTGACGAGACCTTCTGCATCGACAACGAGGCGCTGTACGACATCTGCTTCCGTACGTTGAAGCTCACCACGCCCACCTACGGCGATCTGAACCACCTGGTGTCGGCCACCATGAGCGGCGTCACTACCTGCCTGCGCTTCCCCGGCCAGCTGAACGCCGACCTGAGGAAGCTGGCCGTCAACATGGTGCCGTTCCCCAGACTGCACTTCTTCATGCCGGGCTTCGCGCCGCTGACGAGCCGCGGCAGCCAGCAGTACCG GGCCCTGACCGTCCCTGAACTCACCATGCAGATGTTCGACGCCAAGAACATGATGGCGGCGTGCGACCCGCGCCACGGCCGCTACCTGACGGTGGCCGCCATCTTTCGCGGCCGCATGTCCATGAAGGAGGTGGACGAGCAGATGCTGAACGTTCAGAACAAGAACAGCAGCTACTTCGTCGAGTGGATCCCCAACAACGTGAAGACGGCCGTCTGCGACATCCCGCCGCGCGGCCTCAAGATGTCCGCCACCTTCATCGGAAACAGCACGGCCATCCAGGAGCTGTTCAAGCGCATCTCAGAGCAGTTCACCGCCATGTTCCGCCGCAAGGCCTTCCTTCACTG GTACACCGGCGAGGGCATGGATGAGATGGAGTTCACCGAGGCGGAGAGCAACATGAACGACCTGGTATCTGAGTACCAGCAGTACCAGGATGCCACAGCCGAGGAGGAGGGCGAGTTTGAAGAGGAGGGAGAAGAAGACATGGCCTAA
- the ucn3l gene encoding urocortin 3, like, with product MRSVCVCVCLCLALLLPCCVQSHVRRPALARLDEDTQRDVLAVDFLDRDGVLNSLLRSEHHLVLRQARAPRPAPRVPKRAQQGSRFALSLDVPTSILSVLIDLAKNQDMRTKAAANAELMARIGKRK from the coding sequence atgaggagtgtgtgtgtgtgtgtgtgtctctgcctggctctgctgctgcccTGCTGCGTTCAGAGCCATGTGCGCCGCCCGGCCCTCGCCCGGCTCGACGAGGACACGCAAAGAGACGTCCTGGCCGTCGACTTCCTGGACCGCGACGGCGTGTTGAACTCACTGCTCCGTTCAGAGCATCACCTGGTGCTGCGGCAGGCCAGAGCCCCGCGCCCCGCGCCCCGGGTGCCGAAGAGAGCCCAGCAGGGCTCCCGCTTCGCCCTGTCCCTGGATGTCCCCACCAGCATCCTCAGTGTCCTCATAGACCTCGCCAAGAACCAGGACATGAGGACCAAGGCGGCGGCCAACGCGGAACTCATGGCGAGGATCGGCAAGAGGAAATGA
- the uqcrc1 gene encoding cytochrome b-c1 complex subunit 1, mitochondrial isoform X2, translated as MAASVCRVGSTVGRVLAKTRSPILLSLRRGQASVSYAQSLVGAPETQVSALDNGLRIASEDTGHATCTVGVWISAGSRYENEKNNGAGFFLEHMAFKGTKKHPQTALEQQVESMGAHLSAYTSREHTAFYMKTLTKDLPKAVELLSDVVQSCSLNEADIEQQRSVVLREMEEVEGNLQEVCLDLLHTAAYQGTPLGQSVLGPSSNARNLTRQDLVDYISSHYKAPRMVLAAAGGVNHDELVGMAKSHFSGLSFQYEGDAVPVLSPCRFTGSEIRMRDDALPLAHIAIAVEGASVSSPDIVPLMVANAIVGSYDLTYGGGKHLSSRLARLAVEENLCHSFQAFHSAYSDTGLMGIHFVSDKHHIDDMMHWTQNAWMNLCTTVTDSDVVRAQNALKASLIGQLNGTTPICDDIGRHILNYGRRIPLAEWSARIDAVTPRMVRDICSKYIYDKCPAMVAIGPIEQLPDYNRMRSGMYWLRF; from the exons ATGGCGGCGTCCGTGTGCCGAGTAGGGAGCACCGTTGGGCGAGTCCTCGCCAAAACCCGCAGT CCCATCCTACTGTCTTTGAGACGTGGACAGGCGTCGGTCAGCTATGCCCAGAGCCTGGTAGGAGCCCCTGAAACCCAGGTCTCTGCCTTGGACAACGGTCTGAGAATTGCATCTGAGGATACCGGACATGCAACTTGCACT GTTGGAGTCTGGATCAGCGCTGGCAGCCGCTATGAGAACGAGAAGAACAACGGAGCGGGCTTTTTTCTGGAGCACATGGCTTTCAAG GGAACAAAGAAGCACCCCCAAACGGCCTTGGAGCAACAGGTGGAGTCCATGGGTGCTCACCTGAGTGCCTACACCTCCAGGGAGCACACTGCTTTCTACATGAAGACCCTCACCAAAGACCTTCCTAAAG CTGTGGAGCTGCTGTCAGACGTGGTGCAGAGCTGCTCGCTGAACGAGGCCGACATCGAGCAGCAGAGGAGCGTGGTGCTGCGGGagatggaggaggtggagggcaACCTGCAGGAAGTCTGTCTGGACCTGCTGCACACCGCAGCCTACCAGGGGACGCCGCTAGGACAGAGCGTGCTGGGACCATCCAGCAACGCCAG GAATCTGACCCGTCAGGACTTGGTGGATTACATCAGCAGCCATTACAAAGCCCCCCGGATGGTGCTGGCGGCTGCAGGAG GTGTTAACCACGACGAGCTGGTGGGCATGGCCAAGTCTCATTTTAGTGGACTTTCCTTTCAGTATGAGGGAGACGCCGTCCCCGTCTTGTCTCCCTGCCGGTTCACTGGCAGCGAG ATCCGCATGCGGGATGACGCTCTTCCCCTGGCGCACATCGCCATCGCCGTGGAGGGCGCCAGTGTTTCCAGCCCCGACATCGTTCCCCTTATGGTCGCCAACGCCATCGTTGGCAGCTATGACCTTACCTACGGGGGTGGAAAG cacCTGAGCAGCCGTCTGGCTCGCCTGGCGGTGGAGGAAAACCTGTGCCACAGCTTCCAGGCCTTCCACTCTGCCTACAGCGACACCGGCCTGATGGGCATCCACTTTGTGAGCGATAAGCACCACATCGACGACATGATGCACTGGACCCAGAACGCCTG GATGAACCTTTGCACCACGGTCACAGACAGTGATGTCGTTAGAGCCCAAAACGCTCTGAAGGCCAGCCTGATTGGACAGCTCAATG GTACAACACCAATTTGTGACGACATCGGCAGACACATCCTGAACTACGGACGTCGTATTCCTCTGGCAGAGTGGAGCGCCCGCATCGAT GCTGTAACTCCCAGGATGGTGCGTGACATCTGCTCCAAATACATCTACGATAAGTGTCCTGCCATGGTTGCTATCG GTCCCATTGAGCAGCTACCGGACTACAACAGGATGCGCAGCGGCATGTACTGGCTCCGGTTCTAG
- the uqcrc1 gene encoding cytochrome b-c1 complex subunit 1, mitochondrial isoform X1, with protein sequence MAASVCRVGSTVGRVLAKTRSVSFTPILLSLRRGQASVSYAQSLVGAPETQVSALDNGLRIASEDTGHATCTVGVWISAGSRYENEKNNGAGFFLEHMAFKGTKKHPQTALEQQVESMGAHLSAYTSREHTAFYMKTLTKDLPKAVELLSDVVQSCSLNEADIEQQRSVVLREMEEVEGNLQEVCLDLLHTAAYQGTPLGQSVLGPSSNARNLTRQDLVDYISSHYKAPRMVLAAAGGVNHDELVGMAKSHFSGLSFQYEGDAVPVLSPCRFTGSEIRMRDDALPLAHIAIAVEGASVSSPDIVPLMVANAIVGSYDLTYGGGKHLSSRLARLAVEENLCHSFQAFHSAYSDTGLMGIHFVSDKHHIDDMMHWTQNAWMNLCTTVTDSDVVRAQNALKASLIGQLNGTTPICDDIGRHILNYGRRIPLAEWSARIDAVTPRMVRDICSKYIYDKCPAMVAIGPIEQLPDYNRMRSGMYWLRF encoded by the exons ATGGCGGCGTCCGTGTGCCGAGTAGGGAGCACCGTTGGGCGAGTCCTCGCCAAAACCCGCAGTGTGAGTTTTACG CCCATCCTACTGTCTTTGAGACGTGGACAGGCGTCGGTCAGCTATGCCCAGAGCCTGGTAGGAGCCCCTGAAACCCAGGTCTCTGCCTTGGACAACGGTCTGAGAATTGCATCTGAGGATACCGGACATGCAACTTGCACT GTTGGAGTCTGGATCAGCGCTGGCAGCCGCTATGAGAACGAGAAGAACAACGGAGCGGGCTTTTTTCTGGAGCACATGGCTTTCAAG GGAACAAAGAAGCACCCCCAAACGGCCTTGGAGCAACAGGTGGAGTCCATGGGTGCTCACCTGAGTGCCTACACCTCCAGGGAGCACACTGCTTTCTACATGAAGACCCTCACCAAAGACCTTCCTAAAG CTGTGGAGCTGCTGTCAGACGTGGTGCAGAGCTGCTCGCTGAACGAGGCCGACATCGAGCAGCAGAGGAGCGTGGTGCTGCGGGagatggaggaggtggagggcaACCTGCAGGAAGTCTGTCTGGACCTGCTGCACACCGCAGCCTACCAGGGGACGCCGCTAGGACAGAGCGTGCTGGGACCATCCAGCAACGCCAG GAATCTGACCCGTCAGGACTTGGTGGATTACATCAGCAGCCATTACAAAGCCCCCCGGATGGTGCTGGCGGCTGCAGGAG GTGTTAACCACGACGAGCTGGTGGGCATGGCCAAGTCTCATTTTAGTGGACTTTCCTTTCAGTATGAGGGAGACGCCGTCCCCGTCTTGTCTCCCTGCCGGTTCACTGGCAGCGAG ATCCGCATGCGGGATGACGCTCTTCCCCTGGCGCACATCGCCATCGCCGTGGAGGGCGCCAGTGTTTCCAGCCCCGACATCGTTCCCCTTATGGTCGCCAACGCCATCGTTGGCAGCTATGACCTTACCTACGGGGGTGGAAAG cacCTGAGCAGCCGTCTGGCTCGCCTGGCGGTGGAGGAAAACCTGTGCCACAGCTTCCAGGCCTTCCACTCTGCCTACAGCGACACCGGCCTGATGGGCATCCACTTTGTGAGCGATAAGCACCACATCGACGACATGATGCACTGGACCCAGAACGCCTG GATGAACCTTTGCACCACGGTCACAGACAGTGATGTCGTTAGAGCCCAAAACGCTCTGAAGGCCAGCCTGATTGGACAGCTCAATG GTACAACACCAATTTGTGACGACATCGGCAGACACATCCTGAACTACGGACGTCGTATTCCTCTGGCAGAGTGGAGCGCCCGCATCGAT GCTGTAACTCCCAGGATGGTGCGTGACATCTGCTCCAAATACATCTACGATAAGTGTCCTGCCATGGTTGCTATCG GTCCCATTGAGCAGCTACCGGACTACAACAGGATGCGCAGCGGCATGTACTGGCTCCGGTTCTAG